The following coding sequences are from one Odontesthes bonariensis isolate fOdoBon6 chromosome 10, fOdoBon6.hap1, whole genome shotgun sequence window:
- the LOC142390114 gene encoding complement C1q-like protein 2, which produces MSASLAGLKVEVKYLQRENEAQEVKMKELELQKTELKQQYQAQAGEVISIKARANITENQVETLKREGEVKRVAFSASLLASGSADIGPFNAQMPLVFRHVVVNIGNAYNPNTGFFIAPVRGAYHFEFYIYGNGHPSYGSGAVLFKNGEHVFIAFEHQTAGGANSSNGVTLLLEVGDVVFVRQWTNTRIHDSQNHHNTFSGHLLFTM; this is translated from the exons ATGAGCGCCTCCTTGGCTGGActgaaggtggaggtgaagtaCTTACAGAGAGAGAATGAAG CTCAAGAGGTGAAGATGAAAGAACTGGAGCTGCAGAAGActgagctgaagcagcagtACCAAG CACAGGCAGGAGAAGTGATCAGCATTAAAGCCAGAGCAAACATCACAGAAAACCAGGTGGAGACTCTGAAGAGAGAAGGAGAAG TGAAACGAGTGGCTTTCTCAGCATCTTTGTTGGCGTCGGGAAGCGCAGACATTGGACCATTTAATGCTCAGATGCCTCTGGTCTTCAGACATGTTGTTGTAAATATTGGAAATGCCTATAACCCAAATACAG GGTTTTTCATTGCACCAGTGAGAGGAGCCTACCACTTTGAGTTCTATATATATGGAAATGGACATCCTTCCTATGGTTCAGGTGCTGTGTTGTTTAAGaatggtgaacatgttttcattGCATTTGAACATCAGACTGCCGGTGGTGCTAACAGTTCTAATGGTGTCACGTTGCTGTTAGAGGTTGGAGATGTTGTGTTTGTGCGTCAGTGGACAAACACAAGGATTCATGACAGTCAAAATCATCACAACACCTTCAGTGGTCATCTCCTTTTCACCATGTGA